A genomic segment from Lates calcarifer isolate ASB-BC8 linkage group LG13, TLL_Latcal_v3, whole genome shotgun sequence encodes:
- the fxn gene encoding frataxin, mitochondrial yields MLFLTKAHCISSHMCHLANAQFNVVTAQRVRSLSNQLRSLSNLPGARSFTEHTVPGRAPTSHNPDKWFERRVDGDVSRKYIHLTAPRREKDTPVQIRELSEAAYEKLADETLDALADYFEDLTDEDFTGADYDVVFSSGVLTVKVGGDLGTYVINKQTPNRQIWLSSPTSGPKRYDWTGERWVYSHDGVSLHQLLSKEFSIIFNKNMDLSDLPYC; encoded by the exons ATGCTATTCCTCACCAAAGCTCACTGTATTTCTTCACACATGTGTCACCTTGCGAACGCACAGTTCAACGTGGTGACAGCGCAGAGAGTCAGGAGCCTCTCTAACCAG CTCAGGAGCTTGTCTAACCTCCCGGGTGCTCGTTCGTTCACTGAACACACGGTACCAGGCCGCGCTCCCACCTCTCACAACCCAGATAAA tggtTTGAACGTAGAGTTGATGGTGACGTGTCGAGGAAATATATCCATCTGACAGCACCACGGCGAGAGAAAGACACCCCTGTGCAGATAAG AGAGCTGTCAGAGGCAGCGTATGAGAAGCTGGCAGATGAGACATTGGATGCTCTGGCTGATTACTTTGAAGACCTGACCGATGAAGATTTCACCGGAGCAGACTACGATGTTGTCTTCTCT AGTGGTGTGTTGACAGTGAAGGTGGGCGGGGACCTCGGCACCTACGTCATTAACAAACAGACACCAAACAGACAGATCTGGCTGTCTTCTCCCACAAG TGGACCGAAGCGCTATGACTGGACAGGTGAACGCTGGGTGTACAGTCATGATGGTGTTAGcctccaccagctgctctcCAAAGAATTCTCCATCATattcaataaaaacatggaCCTGTCTGACTTGCCCTATTGCTGA